One Nicotiana tomentosiformis chromosome 1, ASM39032v3, whole genome shotgun sequence genomic window, ACATTTTCCTCTCTTTCTTTTGGTTGGGTGAAGGAGAAGAGGTAGAAGAAAGCCGGAAACCTTCAGTGACAATGACAACTCAGATTGACTCCAACATCATTTTCCCTTACTAATTTTTCAATAAGTTTTTAGCCTTTAGTTTCTTTTATATATGTAATTTGCAAAAAGAAGATGGAGATTTTGAATATCTATCTTTATAATCTAAATTGTAGCCTTCAAGTATAAAATCATCAGTCCTTGTTTTATATTGCTATATTTATTTGATTGAATGCTGGGACTTGGTGAGTATATTTCTATGGTATTCATAAATGGACTAATGGAATTTGTTGTATGAGACTAACATCTATAAAAAGAAAGACATGGTTGTGATTCTCTCGTTGACGTTGCATGAaacagaaaaggaaaagaagacgATTCGTACCAACCAAATGCATAATATATCTTTCAACTTGCACTATTTTGCAAGACCTATCGTTCTGTTAATTGTCTCACGAATTCCAGAAATCAAGCGATTATGAACAACAACGGGTCCTTATATAAATGATAGAGTTCaaaaagaaattttgatttctttcccatatttacgtactgttcttcttttttttttcaaaaaatttgaTCAGTATAAGGATAAGAGCAAAGCAAACTCATAGTAGCGCTCTATAAGCGTATTTTCTTGACCATTCCCAGATCACAGCGCCTCTAcgtatatttaaaaaaaaaatgtgcatataaaaaaatataagtaCTAAATAAACAAAATTTGTCCAAATGAATAAAATCAAAGGTGATCCCAACGACTGGAACTGGAGCCTCGCGAAGGATTTAGAAGTTTTGTGGTTGCATATACAGTCGATCGAGCATATATGATTCTCTCATGATAACATGCTAATTTTTCCAGATGCAATTTGGAGGGCTGTTGAATTTTTAGGAGTAAATCAAATCATAGTTTACTTAAACTCCAATTTTACCCCATCAAGGTTTTTTATTTTTCACCATAATTTTGAAAATGACGGTGGTTAATATATCTGAAACATATAAAATATGGTTAATTAATCTTGCAGTGGCCCAATTTATTATTACGAAAATTGTCAAATATAAAACCAACAACCATTAAGAATTTAGTCTTGTGACCAAAAACAAGCAAGAGGTGGAATACCACAAATTCCACAGAAGTTAGTTATGAAAAATCCAGCCAAACAATAGGAATTAAACCAAACACGGTTCGGAATAAAAAGCGATATATTAATCCGAATTAACATGATCTAAATAAAAATTGAAGTTATTTGCATTGCCATCATTTTTATCACGCTGTCAATTATTACTTCTATAGAGATTTATCTATAATGACATGATTGTTAGACTTATACTAAAAAAAGATAATTGCACGTAACTTTCCATAGCAAGTACGAAGGAACAATGACgtataaaataaaacaaacaacCAGCTACTAAAACATGCACGTTAAAATTAAAAATTGCTATCCGTGTGTATAACTTATAACCGTTGTATCACAATGTTGCACTTTCTGCGTCTAAAAATGAAGCAATCATGGTGGATGTGATTGATTATAGAATCCTTTATGATTGAAACAGACGATGCAAAACGAAGAATAGAACTGAATGCAGTGAACCAAACTTAAGTTTAAACCCGTTATTGAATTCTTGAAACAGTCAACTTACCTGTAGTCATCTGTAGGTTGATCATTCCTTCTCAAACATCTAGCTGATGGGCAACTACTTTTGAAAGATTTCTATACGGATGACTCGAAAATCAGTCTTAAGTTAATATCTTCATCGTAGAAAATTCTATGATATTTTgaggggaaaaaaaaaagagaccgAAGTGGAAACATAGTATTAGCTTCGATGTGGAGAGTACTAAGGGGAAAGAGGGGATTGAGCGGCGGCAAATACAAAATTAACGGGTTTTCAGGTTCGGCAAATACACACAAAAAAAATCTGACAtaaactagtatatatatatatatatatattacaatcTACTTCTAAATTCTGAATCGAAGAAATAGAGAAGAAATAGAGGCCGATGGCTGATTTCATGGGCGAATATAGTGTAGCTTTGGATTAGACCCTCTATACATATGTTAATTAAAAAACTCGCCAAATAAGTACAAGTAGTATAACATATTTTGAATCCACTAACTTAgacaaaatgtgataaaaatttaaaattcaaattttagaTCTACCGGAGTTAAAGCAAGGAGAAGAGAAGTTGTGCGCTAGTTGTTGTGGGTAAAGCCTTAGTATGGAAGTGAAAGTGTTAGTTGCCTCGAAAAGGAGCTAAGTTCAGAGAAGTGCACGTGTAACTCCCCACTACCCAATGTTCATGTCTGCCTAGCTAAGGCTAAGCTACTCCTGCTCTGCTCACTTCATAGTATTAACCCTAAATAAATATAGTACTCACTTACTTCAGTCAAAAAGCAAAACTCGAAGAATACTAAATGTGACCATACCTCTCTGCGTAATTCATCACTCGTGCCCATTTTTCTGCATGTTCTCTCATTCTTTTGTCTAATTTCCACTACTTTCTTTCTTTCTGCTTCCTACCTacacttttccttttttctcattAACATCACCACTGCGAGCAACTGATGTTATAATGGCGCCGCTTCTGCTAATAATGATGCTGCCGGCCTGCTCCCGCCCTCCATAAAGTTCCTCCATAATTAGAACAAACTATGACAAGATAATATTGAACCCTTTAATATTGAACCTGAATTATATTCTGTTACTAAATTATAGAAAActaaaagaaagtaaaatgaaGAGGCTTTTTGCGACTGTGGGGAGTGAAAGACTGATTATCTTCTATGAGGAAAAGAAAGTGAGAGATGAGAGAAGAGACAGTTCATGTCATGCACCTTTGGTTAACATCTTTAATTTCTACCATccacataaaataaaaataaaaataaaaataaaaatgagaaagaaaaaaatcCACAAAGAATTCTTGAAATTTTACATACCTCACTAATAATCAAAAAGTAAAGATCACTACTAGCTAATTAAATAGATTAAATAACTCCACAAACACGACTAACACTTCAGAAGAAGTAAAGGTGATCAACAAAAAGTGATGGAGAAGAAGTTGTAGTAGTACTACTGTACTAGTAATAATATTGGAATTCGGAAACCATGTCCAGGATtaatgccaaaaaaaaaaaagataaaaaaagacAACTAGTTTTTGAAGTTTCCCAAATTGTTTATCAATAAGGAGGACGACCTGCTGTTCCCCAATAAGCCTCAGCTGGTAATTGACATGAATTTAGAAGATTTGGTGGCAACCCTTGTAGTAAATTAGCATTTGGATCACTATTACCACCCATAATTTGCTGTTGATGCTGCTGTTGGTTACTTACTATTGGTAAAGCCCCACTTCCCTGCTGCCCCACCGGCGATTCTTCGTCTTCAAGTGGAAGCCTTTCATATGCTGCATTTCCAAACGAAGCTGCCATTATCACAACCGGACCCGATGCATTTAACGGCCCGACTACGCTACCGCCAACTACTTGGCCTTGTCCTCCGGCCAAGTATATCGTCAGTCCCGACGCTGCTGGCGGGGCTGGCGGTGGCAAGTAAGAGCCAGAAAGAGATAAAATTTCGAATCTTCCATGTAAAGTTACCACCGCGCCCGGAGACGCTGGCTGCCTGACAGTTAAAAATTAGAGTGAGAATACATATCACTTAGCAGGTAAAGCTGTGGGAATTATAAATTTTTTAACCTTACCTTATTGTAACGTTTGTGACAGTTCCACTACCACTTAATATGCAAACTCCTCGTTGGCGCCTGGTGGCGAAAGTGGAGATACTTTCTTGGATATCACAGCCGCTGGCGATTTCCATAACGTGAGATCTAAGGGCATTAGCGCTATCGCGAGTGATTATGATGGGTGGTTTTGGTTTGTTTTTGGAACCAGCTGGTCTTCCTCTTGGTCTTCTTGTGActtctccacca contains:
- the LOC104099574 gene encoding AT-hook motif nuclear-localized protein 22-like, whose amino-acid sequence is MDQLTAHGRPLPPPFHTRDLQLQNNPHQFHHIQQQQLQPKTEDEQQSGHRNQKRDRDDNFSISAGLNPESASMDSKGNSGEGGGEVTRRPRGRPAGSKNKPKPPIIITRDSANALRSHVMEIASGCDIQESISTFATRRQRGVCILSGSGTVTNVTIRQPASPGAVVTLHGRFEILSLSGSYLPPPAPPAASGLTIYLAGGQGQVVGGSVVGPLNASGPVVIMAASFGNAAYERLPLEDEESPVGQQGSGALPIVSNQQQHQQQIMGGNSDPNANLLQGLPPNLLNSCQLPAEAYWGTAGRPPY